The Dokdonia sp. 4H-3-7-5 genomic interval TTGCTATAGGTACTATGTTGTTTATGAGTGCACAACTGACTCTTTTTGTATTTATTTTCATACCTGTGGCTGGATTTATAATTTCTAAAATTGGAAAAAGCCTCAAAAAGAAATCAGGTCAAGTACAGACAGAACAGGGATATTTCTTGTCTCTAGTAGAAGAAACACTAGCCAATCTTAAAATTATAAAAGGATTTGCAGCCGAAGATAGAATGGAAACTAAGTTTCAAACCTCTACTACTAATTTTGAAAAATACAGCAATACTCTTACACATAGGCAAAACTTAGCATCTCCCGTAAGTGAGTTTTTGGGAATTACAGTAATCGGAATCTTATTATGGTACGGCGGCAATATGGTGTTAGATGGTTCTGGAGGACTAGATGGAGCTCAGTTCATTGTTTATATGGGATTAGCATATCAAATTTTAACCCCTGCAAAATCTATTGCAAAGGCTAGTTACTCGGTTAAAAAGGGAGACGCTGCTGCCGCTCGTATTCTAGAAGTATTAGAAACTGAAACAACTATAAAAGACAACCCTAGAGCGATTAGTAAAGATACATTTGACAGTCGTATAAATTTAGAGGGCATCTCTTTCAAGTATGATGAGGAAAGTGTACTAAAGAACTTTACACTTAATGTAAAGAAAGGACATACTGTAGCACTTGTAGGTCAATCTGGTTCTGGAAAAAGTACAATTGCAAATCTAGTTACTCGTTTTTATGACGTTAATGAAGGAAACATAAAAATAGACAATACAGATATAAAAGATATTTCTAAAAAATCTCTACGTAACCTCATGGGGTTAGTCACTCAAGACGCTATTCTCTTTAATGACACTATACGCAACAATATAAATCTAGGTAAAGAGAACGCCACAGATCAAGAAATCATCGATGCATTAAAAATTGCCAACGCTTGGGAGTTTGTACAAGACCTCCCTAAGGGACTTGATACTAATATAGGTGATAGTGGTAATAAATTGAGTGGAGGACAAAAGCAGCGTCTCTCAATAGCTAGAGCGGTTCTTAAGAATCCTCCTATCATGATTTTAGATGAAGCTACCTCAGCACTAGACACGGAGAGTGAGCGTCTCGTGCAGAAAGCGCTAGAAAATATGATGAAGAACAGAACTTCTATTGTAATTGCTCACAGACTTTCTACTATTCAAAATGCAGACGAAATTGTGGTCATGCAAAAAGGAGAAATTGTAGAGCAAGGAAAACATCAAGAGCTTATTGATAAGAAGGGAATGTATCACAAACTAGTCTCGATGCAATCTTTTGAAGAAGCTTAGACTAGTCATTTTCTTTTACAATGACAACGGTTGCCGTATAACCAGATGCTAGAAACCAAGTGTTTGAAGATATTACTTTTTTCATATCATCATACATCACAAACTGTGCGGTATTTGCTCCTACAGAGCCCTGATTAAGTGCCTTAATTTCTATTTTATTAAACCCTTTTTTAAGATCTAGATAAAACCCTTGAAACTGACCTTCAAGAAATATTCTAGGATGCACAATGGTATCATTTACACTCACGCTCACTAGATCTCCATCTATTGCACCGTGGTCTCTATAAGTGAAATTTACAAATTTAGATCCGCTTTTAAAGTCTCCTAAATTTTGATTTCTAAAATATTCTGGACGAAGTTTTTCTATATCTTTTTCTTGAGAATTATTCATCTTGTTTTCAAGAGCAGTATAAGTTTTTTCGGCAAAGTCGGTGCCTTCCATAAAGTTAATCTCTCTTTTCTCATTTGATTTAAAAGGATCTTTAAGTTTTATTTTACTTTTAAAAATAAGAGAACCAGATTGTACATCACTACTCTTTTTTCTTGCCATAGGTGCTATAAACACAGGCGCTGGCACATCATTAGGCTGCTTTCCCTTAATTTCTATAGAAGCACTTGGCGCATCTATTTGAGCTTGTGCACTTAGAGATACTAAGAGTAAGGCTAGTAATGGAAGAGCTTTAATTGATATGAGGAAAGTGCTTTTCAAATAGTAAGTGAGTCGATGTAACATTTTAGAGTTATGGCTTCTATGCATATTTACCATAAAGTATGCCATTGTTGATTAAAATTACGCTTTCGCGAAAGCGTAACAACAACCTAACGCATCCAAAGATAAAATATTTGAAATTTATAGCTCGATATATCAGTTGGCAAAATTTATTGTTCATTACAACATATTAAGAAATAAATTGAAATGTAATGCGTTCTAACCACATCAAACAAATGAATACTTATGAAACTACGTGCATTACTTGCTCTTTTTGTCCTAGCCTCTTTATCTTTCTCTTGTAGCTCAAGAGACGATGATGGAAATAGCACAACAGATATAGACTGTCTCAACTTAGGAAGCCAAGAGCTTGATATTACCATACAAGAATCTTTTACCACATTACCTTCTAAGGTATCTGTTTTCTTTAAAGTAAATGGCAGCGACGGTAGTCCCGTAGCAGGATTAACACCTTCTAATTTTACAATTTTTGAGCAAGGCCGTAATGATGATTGTTATAATGAAATTTCAAACTCTGAAGCATCAGGAGCAATATCTCCAAATGCTCAAATATTTTCAAATAACACACTACTAGTTTTAGATTTAAGTAATAGTGTCTTGAGCACAAGCTTACAAGAACTTAAGCAAGCGTCAAGCAGTTTTATATCTAATGTGATGCCAGCAATCCCTACAGATTCTTTTAAAATGGCTATTTACTGGTTTGATGGAGAAGATGTACTTCATGAACTACAACCTCTA includes:
- a CDS encoding ABC transporter ATP-binding protein translates to MEYFKKILKFAIPYKKYGFLNILFNILYALFGTLAFVSLIPMLTVLLKQVDPVRIKPTLESSSSFKSFLDDSLNYFINTQTDLHGDVYVLGIMVGLVIATFLLKNVFGYLANYFITYLRNGVLKDIRNKMYNRIVNLNLSFYSEKRKGDTIARITSDVLEVQHSFLSILELFIREPLTILFAIGTMLFMSAQLTLFVFIFIPVAGFIISKIGKSLKKKSGQVQTEQGYFLSLVEETLANLKIIKGFAAEDRMETKFQTSTTNFEKYSNTLTHRQNLASPVSEFLGITVIGILLWYGGNMVLDGSGGLDGAQFIVYMGLAYQILTPAKSIAKASYSVKKGDAAAARILEVLETETTIKDNPRAISKDTFDSRINLEGISFKYDEESVLKNFTLNVKKGHTVALVGQSGSGKSTIANLVTRFYDVNEGNIKIDNTDIKDISKKSLRNLMGLVTQDAILFNDTIRNNINLGKENATDQEIIDALKIANAWEFVQDLPKGLDTNIGDSGNKLSGGQKQRLSIARAVLKNPPIMILDEATSALDTESERLVQKALENMMKNRTSIVIAHRLSTIQNADEIVVMQKGEIVEQGKHQELIDKKGMYHKLVSMQSFEEA